The Methanohalophilus portucalensis genome window below encodes:
- the rimI gene encoding ribosomal protein S18-alanine N-acetyltransferase, with protein sequence MLFRRFEGRDFAEVLQIEMEAFEDHDPYTYMNFYEMNPKGFLVAESGKNITGFVMGYRSSEQEGRIFSLAVKKEFQKRGIGQALLQVIQRHFRNRNVRYVRLEVRASNKKARSLYSRMGFIDCWYEPGYYIDGECGIIMKKYLCPAGLHEDLLTDNWPVIS encoded by the coding sequence TTGCTGTTTAGAAGATTCGAAGGAAGGGATTTTGCCGAAGTGCTTCAGATTGAAATGGAGGCATTCGAAGACCATGACCCCTACACCTACATGAATTTTTATGAAATGAACCCAAAAGGTTTTCTTGTTGCTGAAAGCGGGAAAAACATTACTGGTTTTGTAATGGGATATCGCAGTAGTGAACAGGAAGGGAGGATATTTTCCCTTGCCGTTAAAAAAGAATTTCAGAAAAGGGGAATTGGTCAGGCATTATTGCAGGTAATACAGAGACATTTCCGCAACCGTAATGTAAGATATGTGCGCCTGGAAGTTCGTGCCAGCAATAAAAAAGCCAGGAGTCTTTATAGTCGCATGGGGTTTATCGACTGCTGGTATGAACCGGGTTATTACATCGATGGGGAGTGCGGAATAATTATGAAGAAATATCTATGTCCCGCAGGTTTGCATGAAGATTTATTGACAGACAATTGGCCTGTCATATCTTAA
- a CDS encoding UPF0058 family protein: protein MHKDELIQLHTLMAQIKRYLEDQGVEHDFEDYNSLSISPVHIHRSKAEHKHAIFILGNHLASIISEDEISSVSRTSIRMQEFAERSGHGVSHSN from the coding sequence ATGCACAAAGATGAACTGATCCAGTTGCATACTTTGATGGCCCAAATCAAAAGGTATCTGGAAGATCAGGGTGTAGAGCATGATTTTGAGGATTATAACTCCCTCTCCATAAGTCCTGTTCACATCCATCGAAGCAAAGCAGAACACAAGCATGCAATCTTTATCCTCGGTAATCATCTGGCATCCATCATATCAGAAGATGAGATATCCAGTGTGAGCAGGACCTCTATCAGGATGCAGGAATTTGCCGAGAGATCGGGACATGGGGTTTCACATAGTAATTGA
- a CDS encoding diacylglycerol/polyprenol kinase family protein yields the protein MMAAYNNNPLCGKKPLPLRKIVHMSGVAVPFIADIYGREYAALALAGATIIFLIMEAIKPAEKIRYVYGLLWRSREKEVFALDPLFYILSFFVLIGLSYFVDAGICYASMVVLALGDGVAPLIGRLGRLRLPGSFKTVEGTIGGIILSSIVGFYFVGALAVIGSVAGMVTECSISRHDNLFIPFAALVAMLLGNTLF from the coding sequence ATGATGGCAGCTTATAATAATAATCCCTTATGTGGCAAAAAACCCCTTCCTTTACGCAAAATAGTGCATATGTCGGGAGTGGCGGTTCCCTTTATCGCGGATATTTATGGCAGGGAATATGCCGCACTGGCACTTGCGGGTGCAACAATTATTTTTCTCATAATGGAAGCTATCAAACCGGCTGAAAAGATAAGGTATGTATATGGTCTTTTATGGAGGAGCAGGGAAAAGGAAGTGTTCGCACTGGACCCCCTTTTTTACATTCTGTCTTTCTTTGTCCTTATTGGTCTGAGTTATTTTGTAGATGCAGGTATATGTTATGCTTCCATGGTGGTCCTGGCTCTGGGTGATGGAGTAGCACCGCTGATTGGTCGTCTGGGAAGGTTGCGGCTGCCCGGCTCATTTAAGACAGTGGAGGGTACCATCGGAGGAATAATCCTGTCTTCTATAGTAGGATTTTATTTTGTTGGAGCGCTGGCTGTTATTGGTAGTGTGGCCGGTATGGTCACGGAATGTTCTATTTCCCGCCATGACAACCTTTTTATACCATTTGCTGCACTTGTGGCAATGCTTTTAGGAAATACACTTTTTTAA
- a CDS encoding 3-isopropylmalate dehydratase small subunit, whose product MEGKVWKFGDDVDTDAVIPGRFLVLNTPEELAAHAFEGVRSDFAENVKENDIIVAGSNFGCGSSREHAPLALKGTKVGCVIAKSFARIFFRNAINIGVPLLECADTDNIDENDKLKVDISTGVIENLSKGEKYQATPLPDFVREIVNAGGLIEYTRKIID is encoded by the coding sequence ATGGAAGGAAAAGTTTGGAAATTCGGAGATGACGTGGATACTGACGCGGTTATCCCGGGAAGATTTCTGGTCCTAAACACCCCTGAAGAACTTGCAGCGCATGCGTTCGAAGGAGTGAGATCAGATTTTGCAGAAAATGTAAAGGAAAATGACATAATCGTTGCTGGAAGCAATTTTGGCTGCGGATCATCCAGAGAACATGCACCCCTGGCATTAAAAGGGACAAAGGTTGGATGCGTTATTGCAAAATCCTTTGCAAGGATCTTTTTCAGAAACGCAATCAACATCGGTGTACCATTACTGGAATGTGCTGATACAGACAATATAGATGAGAATGATAAACTTAAAGTGGATATTTCCACCGGTGTAATCGAAAACCTGTCCAAAGGAGAAAAGTACCAGGCAACTCCTCTCCCTGATTTTGTAAGAGAGATTGTAAATGCTGGTGGACTAATAGAGTACACACGAAAGATAATTGATTAA
- a CDS encoding isocitrate/isopropylmalate dehydrogenase family protein, translated as MTQYKVPVIPGDGIGPEIVAEGMKVIDAAGEKFGFDVDWINYPQGADHYLETGELMSEDTLKELSDYSAIYLGSIGDPRIAPGVLEKGILLAARFYFDQYINLRPIKLLEGVWTPIKDKTPKDIDFTVVRENTEDFYIGIGGRSKKGTSKEMLEVSRSLYSAKFDLDIETDSEEIAYQIGMISKEGTRRVIEYAFDLAEKRDKHVASVDKANVLSDIYGFWREEFEDVAATHPDVETDFNYVDAITMWFVKNPDWFDVVVTPNMFGDIITDLGAMIQGGLGLAPGGNINPEGTSMFEPIHGSAPKYKGQNKVNPIATIWAGSMLIDQLGETEAGASIVSAIEQNIIENNVKTYDMGGNSKTSDVGDDIARIILEE; from the coding sequence ATGACCCAATATAAAGTGCCTGTAATTCCCGGAGATGGCATCGGCCCGGAAATTGTAGCAGAAGGAATGAAAGTTATAGATGCCGCAGGAGAAAAATTCGGATTCGATGTGGACTGGATAAATTATCCGCAAGGTGCTGACCATTACCTTGAAACCGGGGAACTTATGAGCGAGGACACGCTCAAGGAACTGTCCGACTATTCCGCCATATACCTGGGTTCGATAGGAGACCCTAGGATTGCTCCGGGTGTGCTCGAGAAAGGTATCCTGCTTGCTGCACGTTTTTATTTTGACCAGTATATTAATCTACGTCCAATAAAACTTCTCGAGGGAGTATGGACTCCTATAAAGGATAAAACTCCTAAAGATATTGACTTTACAGTGGTAAGGGAAAACACTGAAGATTTCTATATCGGAATCGGTGGAAGGTCCAAGAAGGGGACCAGCAAGGAAATGCTTGAGGTCTCACGTTCCCTGTACTCCGCGAAATTTGACCTTGACATAGAAACCGACAGCGAGGAAATTGCCTATCAGATAGGAATGATCTCCAAAGAGGGTACCAGAAGGGTTATCGAGTATGCCTTTGACCTTGCAGAAAAGCGTGACAAACATGTAGCTTCAGTGGATAAGGCAAATGTGCTCTCCGATATCTATGGATTCTGGAGAGAAGAATTTGAAGATGTAGCTGCCACACACCCCGATGTTGAAACAGATTTCAACTATGTTGATGCTATTACCATGTGGTTTGTCAAAAATCCCGACTGGTTTGATGTAGTTGTGACCCCAAACATGTTCGGGGATATAATCACCGATTTGGGCGCAATGATACAGGGAGGACTGGGACTTGCACCCGGTGGAAACATCAATCCCGAAGGAACCAGCATGTTCGAACCAATCCACGGTTCTGCACCCAAGTACAAGGGACAGAACAAGGTCAACCCTATCGCCACAATATGGGCCGGTTCCATGCTGATAGACCAACTCGGAGAAACCGAAGCTGGTGCAAGTATTGTTTCTGCAATTGAACAGAATATAATAGAAAACAATGTCAAAACCTATGATATGGGAGGCAACTCTAAAACCTCCGATGTGGGAGATGACATAGCAAGAATAATACTTGAAGAATAA
- the tes gene encoding tetraether lipid synthase Tes has protein sequence MHSTESVCPECKKIIEASIFENNGRVLMEKECPEHGKFEEVYWSDTSLYRKFQKYRHEGNGVSNPLTSDDEGCPLNCGLCPSHKTTTLLGNIDVTNRCNLNCPICFANAKTRGFIYEPSFQQIEEMLKTLREEKPTPCPAIQFSGGEPTVRDDLPAMIQKAKELGFVQIQIATNGVRIAKDIEFVRKLKNAGLHTIYLSFDGVKEETYQKIRNFNALPVKEKAIDNCREAGIQSIVLVPTLVKGENDDQLAEIIRFAADKLDVVKGINFQPVAFTGRIDRQSREKQRFTIPDLIKGLADQTSGEVPETAWYPIPFVVPISRFIEGIQGKHLPEFTVHQHCGAATYLFVEEGRIIPITDFLDVEGFVELLDDATQDLNGTKARNLINLARVVREIPKLVDQERAPKSINVTKMLINIIKEGGREVTSQFHRKTLFVGAMHFQDLYNFDLERVCRCGIHYATPDGRIIPFCSYNTFHRDKVEGQFLKPYDISTK, from the coding sequence ATGCATAGCACTGAATCAGTTTGTCCGGAATGTAAGAAAATCATAGAAGCCAGTATATTTGAAAATAATGGCAGAGTATTGATGGAAAAAGAATGTCCGGAGCATGGCAAGTTCGAAGAAGTCTACTGGTCGGATACCAGCCTGTACCGAAAATTCCAGAAATATCGCCATGAAGGAAATGGAGTTTCAAACCCGCTGACTTCAGATGATGAGGGTTGTCCCTTGAATTGCGGACTTTGCCCGTCCCATAAAACAACAACCCTTCTTGGAAACATCGATGTTACAAACCGTTGTAACCTCAATTGTCCAATCTGTTTTGCCAATGCAAAAACCCGTGGCTTCATTTATGAACCTAGTTTCCAGCAGATAGAAGAGATGCTAAAAACCCTGAGGGAAGAAAAACCAACTCCATGCCCGGCAATACAATTCTCAGGCGGAGAACCAACTGTCAGGGATGATCTGCCCGCCATGATCCAGAAGGCAAAAGAACTGGGATTTGTCCAGATTCAGATTGCTACAAACGGCGTCAGAATAGCAAAAGATATTGAATTTGTCCGAAAACTGAAAAATGCGGGATTGCATACAATATATCTCTCCTTTGATGGGGTCAAAGAAGAAACTTACCAAAAGATACGTAATTTCAATGCCCTTCCTGTAAAAGAAAAAGCAATAGATAATTGCCGTGAAGCAGGCATCCAAAGTATTGTTCTCGTACCCACTCTGGTTAAAGGGGAAAATGATGATCAACTTGCTGAAATCATTCGGTTTGCCGCCGATAAGCTGGATGTGGTGAAAGGAATCAACTTTCAGCCTGTGGCATTCACCGGTAGAATCGACAGGCAAAGCAGGGAAAAGCAAAGATTTACCATTCCTGACCTGATAAAGGGACTTGCAGATCAGACCTCAGGGGAGGTGCCCGAAACAGCCTGGTACCCAATACCCTTTGTTGTACCTATCTCGCGTTTTATAGAAGGAATACAGGGGAAACACCTTCCCGAATTCACAGTCCATCAGCACTGTGGGGCCGCAACATACCTTTTTGTAGAGGAAGGTAGGATTATACCGATTACAGATTTCCTTGATGTTGAGGGATTCGTCGAATTGCTTGATGATGCCACACAGGATCTCAACGGTACAAAAGCCAGGAATCTTATCAACCTTGCCAGGGTAGTCCGGGAAATCCCAAAACTGGTCGATCAGGAAAGGGCTCCCAAATCAATCAATGTTACAAAAATGCTGATTAACATAATAAAGGAAGGGGGACGGGAAGTAACCAGTCAATTCCACCGAAAAACTCTTTTTGTTGGAGCAATGCATTTCCAGGACCTCTATAATTTTGACCTGGAAAGAGTTTGCCGCTGTGGCATCCATTATGCCACACCGGACGGAAGGATAATACCTTTCTGTAGTTACAATACATTCCATCGGGATAAGGTAGAAGGACAATTCCTGAAACCCTATGATATAAGTACAAAATGA